The following are from one region of the Jeongeupia sp. USM3 genome:
- a CDS encoding energy transducer TonB: MVLNNDFSWRASPVLVGVAGVHLLALYLVVSSFVATTPPQIIQPSLMFATLSEPAPEAAPQAAPQPQPKPRPVKPKSEPVKQQAKPAPKPVAKTTTSDKALHDSRPAEPEAAKAAEPAAPAVPAAPEKATAPAAAAAPVSETAPSFHANYLANPEPPYPPQSRALGEEGVVTLRVKVGENGLPISVEVAKSSGFPRLDAVARNTIKNRWKFVPAKKGNDAVVGTVLVPIEFKLNN, encoded by the coding sequence ATGGTTCTCAATAACGATTTCAGCTGGCGCGCCAGCCCGGTGCTGGTCGGCGTGGCCGGCGTGCATCTGCTGGCGCTCTACCTTGTCGTCAGCAGCTTCGTCGCGACGACGCCGCCGCAGATCATCCAGCCGTCGCTGATGTTCGCGACGCTGAGCGAGCCGGCGCCCGAAGCCGCGCCGCAGGCCGCGCCGCAGCCGCAGCCCAAGCCCCGGCCGGTCAAGCCCAAGTCCGAGCCGGTCAAGCAGCAGGCCAAGCCCGCACCCAAGCCGGTCGCCAAGACGACGACCAGCGACAAGGCGCTGCACGACAGCCGCCCGGCCGAGCCGGAAGCGGCGAAAGCGGCCGAACCCGCGGCACCGGCCGTACCGGCGGCGCCCGAAAAGGCCACGGCGCCCGCCGCCGCTGCAGCACCGGTCAGCGAGACCGCGCCGTCGTTCCATGCCAACTATCTGGCCAATCCCGAGCCGCCGTATCCGCCGCAATCGCGCGCGCTCGGCGAGGAGGGGGTGGTGACGCTGCGGGTGAAGGTCGGCGAGAACGGCCTGCCGATCTCGGTCGAAGTCGCCAAGTCGAGCGGCTTCCCGCGGCTCGACGCAGTCGCGAGAAACACCATCAAGAACCGCTGGAAGTTCGTTCCGGCCAAGAAGGGCAATGACGCCGTCGTCGGCACCGTGCTGGTGCCGATCGAGTTCAAGCTCAACAACTGA
- a CDS encoding TonB-dependent siderophore receptor, whose translation MREINRSKSPVRHLAKVPVAAAFASVVGAAGMAQAADTTLSTVQVTADRKGDPKGTADTYNAPVTTVGRTAQAARDIPQSTTSVTREIMNDQGANNLKDALRNVAGVTFTAGENGRSGDAISLRGFSATTDLFLDNIRDTGQYNRDTFNIDRVEVLRGPSSMIYGRGSTGGVINQVSKTPFQSDASSVTLGIGTEDYYRFEGDINKGLSDTAGLRINLMGQDSESTRDGGEAKRWGVAPSVTFGIGEPTEVTFSYFHMQENNIPDYGVPYLRGTDGIGRPLPVDPKTYYGLPEWDYEDTKTDVVSAKVSHQFTPDIKVTNNTRYGRYWREIWPSPPRMGSGVTAANVTDNSLVTRSRNGGREGLDEILTNVTDATFNFDTGTIRHQVLAGLELTRETSETTRWGNVVAPPPATVGNPNNHPAMPAPIKNYTTNVQFDSNNVAVYLQDFIALTPQWKFLIGARWDYLDADYDTKTFATKTTTNVKRTDSEWSWRTGLIYQPDAIQSYYVSYGTSFNPSAEAYSLDPKGANTPPESNRNYELGAKWELFEGDLSLRTALFRTEKYNERNTDPLVSDRYVLSGKRTTDGLEVEVAGRITEKWNVFAGWAWMDAEITETAIAAEKGKTPLNTPDYTASLWTTYQIDTFWKAGFGANAIGERYANNLNTTVVPSYVRWDAMVEWNYRDYSVQLNVYNLFDKTYYDSVYGGHIVPGNTRYAHLSGTYRF comes from the coding sequence ATGAGGGAAATCAACCGCAGCAAGAGCCCGGTCCGGCATCTTGCCAAGGTTCCGGTCGCGGCCGCGTTCGCATCGGTCGTCGGCGCGGCCGGCATGGCGCAGGCCGCAGACACGACGCTGTCGACGGTGCAGGTCACCGCCGATCGCAAGGGCGACCCGAAGGGCACCGCCGACACCTACAACGCGCCGGTCACCACCGTCGGCCGCACCGCGCAGGCCGCGCGCGACATCCCGCAGTCGACGACCAGCGTGACGCGCGAAATCATGAACGACCAGGGCGCGAACAACCTGAAGGACGCGCTGCGCAACGTCGCCGGCGTGACGTTCACCGCCGGCGAAAACGGCCGCTCGGGCGATGCGATCTCGCTGCGCGGCTTCTCCGCGACAACCGACCTCTTCCTCGACAATATCCGCGACACCGGCCAGTACAACCGCGACACCTTCAACATCGACCGCGTCGAAGTGCTGCGCGGCCCGTCGTCGATGATCTACGGCCGCGGCTCGACCGGCGGCGTGATCAACCAGGTCAGCAAGACGCCGTTCCAGAGCGACGCCAGCTCGGTGACGCTGGGCATCGGTACCGAGGATTACTACCGCTTCGAGGGCGACATCAACAAGGGCCTGAGCGACACCGCCGGCCTGCGCATCAACCTGATGGGCCAGGACAGCGAATCGACCCGCGACGGCGGCGAAGCCAAGCGCTGGGGCGTGGCGCCGTCGGTGACTTTCGGCATCGGCGAGCCGACCGAAGTCACGTTCTCGTACTTCCACATGCAGGAAAACAACATCCCCGACTACGGCGTGCCGTACCTGCGCGGCACCGACGGCATCGGCCGGCCGCTGCCGGTCGACCCGAAGACCTACTACGGCCTGCCCGAGTGGGACTACGAGGACACCAAGACCGACGTCGTCAGCGCCAAGGTCTCGCACCAGTTCACGCCGGACATCAAGGTTACCAACAACACCCGTTACGGCCGCTACTGGCGCGAGATCTGGCCGAGCCCGCCGCGCATGGGCAGCGGCGTGACCGCCGCCAACGTCACCGACAACTCGCTGGTCACGCGCTCGCGCAACGGCGGTCGTGAAGGGCTCGACGAGATCCTGACCAACGTCACCGACGCGACGTTCAACTTCGATACCGGCACGATCCGCCACCAGGTGCTCGCCGGCCTCGAGCTGACGCGCGAAACGTCGGAAACCACCCGCTGGGGTAACGTCGTGGCACCGCCGCCGGCGACCGTCGGCAACCCGAACAACCACCCGGCCATGCCGGCACCGATCAAGAACTACACGACCAACGTGCAGTTCGATTCGAACAACGTCGCCGTCTACCTGCAGGACTTCATTGCGCTGACGCCGCAATGGAAGTTCCTGATCGGCGCACGCTGGGACTACCTCGACGCCGACTACGACACCAAGACCTTCGCGACCAAGACGACGACCAACGTCAAGCGCACCGACAGCGAGTGGAGCTGGCGTACCGGCCTGATCTACCAGCCGGACGCGATCCAGTCGTACTACGTGTCGTACGGCACCTCGTTCAACCCGTCGGCCGAGGCGTACTCGCTCGATCCGAAGGGCGCCAACACGCCGCCGGAGTCCAACCGCAACTACGAACTCGGCGCCAAGTGGGAGCTGTTCGAAGGCGACCTGAGCCTGCGCACCGCGCTGTTCCGCACCGAGAAGTACAACGAGCGCAACACCGACCCGCTGGTCAGCGACCGCTATGTGCTGTCGGGCAAGCGCACGACCGACGGCCTCGAAGTCGAAGTCGCCGGCCGGATCACCGAAAAGTGGAACGTGTTCGCCGGCTGGGCATGGATGGACGCCGAGATCACCGAAACCGCGATTGCGGCCGAGAAGGGCAAGACGCCGCTGAACACGCCGGACTACACCGCAAGCCTGTGGACGACCTACCAGATCGACACGTTCTGGAAGGCCGGTTTCGGCGCCAACGCGATCGGCGAGCGCTACGCCAACAACCTCAACACCACCGTGGTGCCGAGCTATGTGCGCTGGGACGCGATGGTCGAGTGGAACTACCGCGACTACAGCGTGCAGCTGAACGTCTACAACCTGTTCGACAAGACCTACTACGACAGCGTCTACGGCGGTCACATCGTGCCGGGCAACACCCGCTATGCGCATCTGAGCGGTACCTACCGCTTTTAA
- a CDS encoding Fe2+-dependent dioxygenase: MLLHIPNVLDRETALACRERLAGAGWVDGRITSGTQSAQVKRNLQLPTEDPVSQDVANVILRALEQNGVFFSAALPKKVVPPQFNYHEGGMHFGNHVDNAVRTMPGTGEWVRTDLSATLFFTDPDEYDGGDLVIEDTYGLHAVKLAAGDLILYPSTSLHRVEPVTRGARMVAFFWVQSMVRDDAQRGLLFDLDTNIRDIRNRHGEDAAAVGLTNVYHNLLRQWVEV, from the coding sequence ATGCTGCTGCACATCCCGAACGTCCTCGACCGCGAAACCGCGCTGGCGTGCCGCGAACGGCTGGCCGGTGCCGGCTGGGTCGACGGCCGCATCACCTCGGGCACGCAGTCGGCACAGGTCAAGCGCAACCTGCAACTGCCGACCGAAGACCCGGTGTCGCAGGACGTCGCCAATGTGATCCTGCGGGCGCTCGAGCAGAACGGCGTGTTCTTCTCGGCCGCGCTGCCGAAGAAGGTCGTGCCGCCGCAGTTCAACTACCACGAAGGCGGAATGCACTTCGGCAACCACGTCGACAACGCGGTCCGGACGATGCCCGGCACCGGCGAGTGGGTCCGTACCGACCTGTCGGCGACGCTGTTCTTCACCGACCCCGACGAGTACGACGGCGGCGATCTGGTGATCGAGGACACCTACGGCCTGCACGCGGTCAAGCTCGCCGCCGGCGACCTGATCCTCTATCCGTCGACCAGCCTGCACCGGGTCGAGCCGGTGACGCGCGGCGCGCGCATGGTCGCGTTCTTCTGGGTGCAGAGCATGGTGCGCGACGACGCGCAGCGCGGCCTTCTGTTCGACCTCGACACCAATATCCGCGACATCCGCAACCGTCATGGCGAGGATGCGGCCGCGGTCGGCCTGACCAACGTCTACCACAACCTGCTGCGGCAATGGGTCGAGGTCTGA
- a CDS encoding FmdB family zinc ribbon protein, which translates to MPIYAYRCSSCGHDGEHMQKMADAPLEQCPSCHARTYQKQVTAAGFQLKGSGYYVTDFKNGPAPSGGACGSGNCGHAH; encoded by the coding sequence ATGCCGATTTATGCTTACCGCTGCTCGTCCTGCGGTCACGACGGCGAACACATGCAGAAAATGGCCGATGCGCCGCTCGAGCAATGCCCGAGCTGCCACGCCCGGACTTACCAGAAACAGGTCACCGCTGCCGGTTTCCAGCTCAAGGGCTCGGGCTATTACGTGACCGATTTCAAGAACGGCCCGGCACCGTCCGGCGGCGCCTGCGGTTCGGGCAACTGTGGCCACGCCCACTGA
- a CDS encoding DUF502 domain-containing protein yields the protein MASLKKYLLTGVLIWVPLAITIWVLQLIIGTMDQIGELLPTPMRPDYWLLQRLSNDLPWLADKHAIPGFGVVLTAVVVLITGLIAHNIIGRQLLLLGEWVLNRIPIVRSIYSSVKQVSDTLFSDSGQAFRTAVLVQFPHQGTWAVGFVTSQVGGEIADKLGHEMISVFVPTTPNPTSGFLFMAQKSAVHELDMSVDEALKYVISLGVVSPNGKPVAAPTAAAQPVA from the coding sequence ATGGCCAGCCTGAAAAAATACCTGCTGACCGGCGTGCTGATCTGGGTGCCGCTGGCGATCACCATCTGGGTGCTGCAACTGATCATCGGCACGATGGATCAGATCGGCGAGCTGTTGCCGACGCCGATGCGCCCCGACTACTGGCTGCTGCAGCGGCTGTCCAACGACCTGCCGTGGCTGGCCGACAAGCACGCGATCCCGGGCTTTGGCGTGGTGCTGACCGCGGTGGTGGTGCTGATCACCGGCCTGATCGCCCACAACATCATCGGCCGGCAACTGCTGCTGCTCGGCGAATGGGTGCTCAACCGCATTCCCATTGTCCGTTCGATCTATTCGAGCGTGAAGCAGGTGTCGGACACGCTGTTCTCCGATTCCGGCCAGGCGTTCCGGACCGCGGTGCTGGTGCAGTTTCCGCACCAGGGCACCTGGGCGGTCGGCTTCGTGACCAGCCAGGTCGGCGGCGAAATCGCCGACAAGCTCGGCCACGAAATGATCTCGGTCTTCGTGCCGACAACGCCGAACCCGACGTCGGGCTTCCTGTTCATGGCGCAGAAATCCGCCGTGCACGAACTCGACATGAGCGTCGACGAAGCGCTCAAGTATGTGATTTCCCTCGGCGTGGTTTCCCCGAACGGCAAGCCCGTCGCCGCGCCGACCGCCGCAGCCCAGCCTGTGGCCTGA
- the aspS gene encoding aspartate--tRNA ligase yields the protein MRTDYCGLIDQRYLGQTVVLQGWAHRRRDHGGVIFIDLRDREGIVQVVIDPDTPEAFKLADSSRSEYVLQITGLVRNRPEGTTNAKMISGQIEVLAKDIVILNKADTPPFQIDDENLSENVRLQNRVIDLRRPAMQKNLRLRYKVALLVRNFLDSKGFIDIETPMLTRSTPEGARDYLVPSRVHDGQFFALPQSPQLFKQLLMVAGFDRYYQITKCFRDEDLRADRQPEFTQIDIETSFLNEAEIMGITEEMARHVFKEAIGVDLGEFPRMQFDDAMFYYGSDKPDLRVDLKFTELTDVMKTEEFKVFRGAADMDNGRVVGLRIPGGATFSRSEIDAYTQFVGIYGAKGLAYIKVNDVANISNDPDNSGLQAPIVKFLSNDALKAIIERTGAQNGDIIFFGADKRKVVDEAIGALRIKIGHEKGEAGGYFKKEWKPLWVVDFPMFEYDEDGKRWNACHHPFTSPKAEHLELLKTDPGACKARAYDMVLNGWEMGGGSVRIHQADVQSTVFDALGIGEEEAQNKFGFLLDNLKFGAPPHGGLAFGLDRLVTLMTGAESIRDVIAFPKTQRAQCLLTNAPNAVDEKQLRELHIRLRNPVQTA from the coding sequence ATGCGTACCGATTACTGCGGCTTGATCGACCAGCGTTACCTTGGCCAGACCGTCGTGCTCCAGGGCTGGGCCCACCGTCGTCGCGACCACGGCGGCGTGATCTTCATCGACCTGCGCGACCGCGAAGGCATCGTCCAGGTCGTGATCGACCCGGATACCCCCGAAGCGTTCAAGCTCGCCGACTCGTCGCGCAGCGAATACGTGCTGCAGATCACCGGTCTTGTCCGCAACCGTCCGGAAGGCACGACCAATGCCAAGATGATCTCGGGCCAGATCGAAGTGCTGGCCAAGGACATCGTGATCCTCAACAAGGCCGACACGCCGCCGTTCCAGATCGACGATGAAAACCTGTCGGAGAACGTCCGGTTGCAGAACCGCGTGATCGACCTGCGCCGCCCGGCGATGCAGAAGAACCTGCGCCTGCGCTACAAGGTGGCGCTGCTGGTGCGCAACTTCCTCGACAGCAAGGGCTTCATCGACATCGAAACCCCGATGCTGACGCGCTCGACCCCCGAGGGGGCGCGCGACTACCTCGTGCCGAGCCGCGTGCACGACGGCCAGTTCTTCGCGCTGCCGCAATCGCCGCAGCTGTTCAAGCAGCTCTTGATGGTCGCCGGCTTCGACCGCTACTACCAGATCACCAAGTGCTTCCGCGACGAGGACCTGCGCGCCGACCGTCAGCCCGAATTCACCCAGATCGATATCGAGACCTCGTTCCTGAACGAGGCCGAGATCATGGGCATCACCGAGGAAATGGCCCGCCACGTCTTCAAGGAAGCGATCGGCGTCGACCTCGGCGAGTTCCCGCGCATGCAGTTCGACGACGCGATGTTCTACTACGGTTCGGACAAGCCGGACCTGCGTGTCGACCTCAAGTTCACCGAACTGACCGACGTGATGAAGACCGAGGAGTTCAAGGTCTTCCGCGGCGCCGCCGACATGGATAATGGCCGCGTCGTCGGCCTGCGCATCCCGGGCGGCGCGACGTTCAGCCGTTCGGAAATCGACGCGTACACGCAGTTCGTCGGCATCTACGGTGCCAAGGGCCTGGCCTACATCAAGGTCAACGATGTTGCCAACATCAGCAACGACCCGGACAACTCGGGCCTGCAGGCGCCGATCGTCAAGTTCCTCAGCAACGACGCGCTGAAGGCGATCATCGAGCGCACCGGCGCGCAGAACGGCGACATCATTTTCTTCGGCGCCGACAAGCGCAAGGTCGTCGACGAGGCGATCGGCGCTCTGCGCATCAAGATCGGTCACGAGAAGGGCGAGGCCGGTGGCTACTTCAAGAAGGAATGGAAGCCGCTGTGGGTCGTCGACTTCCCGATGTTCGAGTACGACGAAGACGGCAAGCGCTGGAACGCCTGCCACCACCCGTTCACCTCGCCGAAGGCCGAGCACCTCGAGCTGCTGAAGACCGATCCGGGTGCCTGCAAGGCGCGTGCCTACGACATGGTGCTGAACGGCTGGGAAATGGGCGGCGGTTCGGTGCGTATCCACCAGGCCGACGTGCAGTCGACGGTGTTCGACGCGCTCGGCATCGGCGAGGAAGAAGCGCAGAACAAGTTCGGCTTCCTGCTCGACAACCTCAAGTTCGGCGCACCGCCGCACGGCGGCCTGGCCTTCGGCCTCGACCGTCTGGT